The Camelina sativa cultivar DH55 chromosome 16, Cs, whole genome shotgun sequence sequence TAGATACATGACTACTCATTCATGTTATAggaaataacacaaaaaaaaatatgaaagaaaattgATAAATAGTTAACTACAACTTACAAGTGTACCAAATATGGTGTATTCAAAGACCAAAGGTCAAAATACAAGCAGTTACTAAAATCCTTTTAGAGAAATAAACCATTTACACATATACCAAATCTTGTCTATATTTTAACCTTTAACTAAAAAGATTTGAATTATaaatacaagatatatatatatatatatactttttacatatacacatctctctctttctctctttgaattacaaatttacaatataatGGCTGAATTCAAAGATTTTAGATTCCTCTTCGTCTTTTGCATGCTCATCTTGTGTGGATCGCTCGTTTTTATCTACTTTGTAGCAGTGCAAGATCGTAAAGAACATGAGCGTATCAGAAATTATGTCCCGGATATTATATACCATCTATGGATTTCACGGTCCTTAATCTAACGGCAGCTAGTCTAAGTGTTAAATGGGATTTAGTCATCAGGATCCCTCCAGATCTTCCTGGTTACTTTATGTGTCTCCAAGGAtttttttcagacttttatactTCATAAAGGTGTTACTATCGCTAATTCATCTTTAGAGAggttacatttttaaaaaaaaaaaattctataatctttttgttttttgtttccttaaaaCGATTTAACTTCTTTGCTCACATAtctttttttgctaaacttCGTTTTTTTCTATGTTCGATCAGTTACAATCTGATACTAAAGTGGGCTCAGCTGCTTAATACGTCATTGGTTGCTTCCGAGAGAGATATGGACAGTGCGGTTGCGAAAGACATTACGGAGGATCTCAAGGAAAAAAGAGACATGCGCGCGATCTGGGAGGAAGTTGAATTATACTTGCATGTGATGAGAAACCGTGCTGCGGTTTGAGCCTGGCTCTCAATGGAAGGCAACTGCGTTTGAAAACAACGCTCCTATTTGCCATTATATATGTTCGCTAAGTATTTATTGTTTAATTGCAAATGATTGATCTTTACTACTTCATCTTTTCCTTATTAACCTAATTCCTAGAAAAAGTCGACTTTTTGTCCTTTTCAGTTttctatacattttttaatagtttttgaagataaattatagaattttaaaaaaattattgatcatTATTAGTTTAGAGTTATAGAAAATTGTTAATCACAAAAATAATGCAATTATAGTTGTTTTCAATATGTGTGaatatttctttaaaatgtattaataaGAAACAATGGTAGTGATTTACGACTGGCGATAGTTAATTCTTACAGATATATCTAATTTAGATTTTAACCTACCCAAACAAAATTTTGGACTGAACGGCTTCGAATATCTGAACAATCATGCATAATCTAATCAAATTTGACTCTGAAGGAAATATGTCATATTCTCTacccaaattttatatattagtatataatgTTACGGCATAgagaacacaaacacacaaaaaacatatttggaacgcgccaagcaaacgctttaatcaatcttataaaaactctggtttcttacaagacttgaaactAAGCTCAATCTCCTATCTATCTatcacaacaccctgtgtagatctaaaagagtataacccacacccactttcaaaactttttgtatttgattgaaggtttacaaatctcACAATCTTTATCCCACGAGTGCTAACTCTTTTTACAGCTAGCCCTCGTCACTTTATAACCTCACAAACAATCTCTAATCTAGATCTTTGTGtatcctaactaaaaggaaatattcatTATTCCTAAAACAATatcttctcttatctcttcttatcaaatatactctcaatatcttcagagtatatcttgatctcttaTTTCTTCCTTCTCACGCATCTTGTCATCGTGTCCACAATATTTCTCTACGTCTGCACGTCATGCCACATCAGCCTATTAGTCCTCTAGGACACTTCATAGCTACCTGTTACCTTCAGAGATCTGTTGCACTTTcatataagttttaaaattaacaaattagtctaaaattaaatcttaatcctctaaaatttaaaccaaagcTCAAAAATATATACCCTAATTTaacgaaaaccctaaaatcttaagcatagaaaccaaaaaattatacaCGCAAAATGTGTAGTTTATTAATTTGAAGGAATTAGTTTATTGTAAGATCTTTTAAAGCATTTTTCTGAATTGTGGATATATAGCTATTAACGTATAAggagtagtttttttttggtatataaaagaaaaagaggaaaaaaaccccaaaaaaaggagagaaaatcGAATCGTTATGTTAACAAAAAGATTGTCTTTAACGTACGTAATATTACGTCTCtttataatcatcatcatcatgtaatttgtgtaaaaaCCTAAACCTTTCGACTTTTTTTGTGTATGTCTTTTTGTATCTGCCTATTACCGCACGTGTAAGGTAACATGTCCATCAACACTTGTGTATCGGCGAACTTTGATCGATCCACTtcactttatcttctttttatttctatagtTGAGTTCTTGGATCAAAAATACAAACTAAGTTAGCTTAGTTCTAACTGGATCTGATGctcgtttgtgtttttgttcgTAATTGGGatgattttgagtttgattctttgGATCTTGAATTTGCAATTGATTTTCATTGTTATAATGTtgttaatatttgaatttttacattgatctgtttattctttctttgaatAAGCTCTTGCCACTTTCAAAACCATGGTTGCAAATAAGAAGCTAACTACAAGTGACGCACTTGCTTTCGTCCGTCTTGTAAAGACTCAGTATCAATATAACCGTGAAATATACGATAGATTTCTTAAGGTCATGAAGGACTACAGAGCTCagaggtatatttttttttttctcccttatAATGTTGGTTCTACTTTGACTCTTTCATtggtttatatgtatatatattatttttttattgtagagTTGATACTCGTGTTCTCATATCAAGAGTGAAAGAACTCTTCAAAGGGCAACCAGAGATACTCTTAGCTTTCAATGTATTCTTGCCAATGGGTTACGAGATAACACTGATCAAAGATGATAAACATCCACCAAAGAAGTCTACTGCTCACTTTGACGATGCTTTTCATTTTGTCAACAGGGTCAAGGTAGTTGTGAATATCAGACTAGTAGATAGGATTTacagtttaattttgattagtttgtAAAAAGGTTTTGATCCAAAATAATCTAGAAAGCTACATGTAAAAAATAGTTCGAAACCTTTTTAATCTATCAAAATTAGAGATATTCATAATCTTGATGCACTCTAGagctaaatatttttaatgttttaagatttaaaatctTTCTGGTGTAAGGCATAGTCTTGTGTAAACATTTTGCATTACTTCATTTAGATTTACTCTATTGcggtatatatttttttatatctaccagaaattatatttttatttttctgtgtgtttttttttttatttagatttatctCTCTTTCTAACTTTACTATCGTTTTATCTCTATAGTCAAGATTTGAGAACGATAAAACATTCGACTCATTTTTAGAAGTTTTGAAcacatataaaaagaaaaacaagagcgTTGCTGAACTCTACAATGAGGTATGCATATGTAATACAGTATGTGCTTCGctatgtttttttgtcttcttccatATTTTCTCGTATTGGATTTAATGATATATCTAACTTTTGCAGGTGGCTATCCTTTTTCGAGGCCATCAAGACTTGCTTGAGGAATTCCATCACTTTCTTCCTCGTTGTGGATGAATGTTTTTGGTTCGAGTCTCTTCTATATGCTTTCATCTTGACTCAAGTAATGGGCATTATCATTAATTTGTTGCTGAACTGGTAAAACTAGTACTctattttacaagttttttatactattaatttaaacagaatatattatacattatatatatatatatatatcaatattactTACACAAATATGCCTAACACAAGTTCCATACGAGTTTGGTACATTCACAATAAGTTTATCGTGTGGTATATCAATTTAATTCAGTAAAAAGAATTGTATCCTTACTTAATTTCAATATATTGAActaagtattttaatttattgacaTATCATATGACTAAATTAAGTATAggttaaagttattttttttttgttatatagtaCATATATACTATCTTAGAGTAGAAAGAGTCCCAAACATAAGAGGAGTTGAAAACACACTTGTTTTCTCAATCGTACTTGAAGTTGTATTAAATCTCGTGTTATACTTGATTTCAATCATACTTAGGGCATTAATTTACGATCTTTAACATTACTAGCTAAACTCTCTCATCATCTTTTTGCACTCCAAAAAATACTCATTGTCTCTTTTCAACCAATCGCTCGGAATGGCATACCAAGAACCGCACAGTCGTACATGGGCAAAGGTCGTCTTCTGGCTCttgattattttcatatttgtcGTTGTTATTGGGACTATTGTTTATATAGGCATAGAAGAATTAGTTTCTATGGATTCACGGTGGACAATATTACAGAGACTCGTCTTAATGTAAAGTGAGATTTGTCTATAAGGATCCCGGATGATCTTGCTCCTCTTTATATAAGTCTTCAAGGAGATGTTCAAGCTTCCTTGCTTTACAAGAATGTCACTCTGGTTACCTCCCCACAAAAGTAAGCAAATTTTTTcctcctatatatattttttttttcttaaaaggttttgaatTCTTTAAATTTGTTGTCTTTTCGGAACTAATTGAACTCTTCTATATGATCAGATACTACAATCTCGAGCTCTACAATCCAAAGATTCTTAAGGTTTCAGGTCTTGTTTCTGATGATGATATCAGCAGTTTGATTGCAAAAGACATTATAGAagatataaaagagaagaaagaagtgcAGTTCGCATAGCGGTTTTCTCTAACTGATTGCAGAAAAGAGATGCCGCGAGTCATGAGCTATGCGTGTGATGAAGTCACCTTGAGTTTTGAACCTGGATTAGAGATGAAGGCGCAAGTGTTTGGGAAACATCCAAACTGCAAGTATATCTGACCAAAGTCCGTCCATGTCATCACCaattcattgttttttcttttcatcaacAGTTTATTGTAAGGTATTTGTGAAATAAAGGCTTTGTCGAATCATAGATTTGGTTTTTAATCATCTAGATGTTGTCAGATTTCTGATAGAGTTTgaaatatatcttatataatacagAAAGTTTTTCTTAACTTTTGCTATGAAGATGACACTTGGCGTGTTATATATCTGACActtgtattttgttgttgtttgggcctaattaactaaattcacTTGTGACTCTCAACATTTCCTTTTTCCCTTCTTCAATCACAACCAATTGTAAATCCTTCCCATCTAAAGCCATCATTTATCCGTTTGTAGttccaaggaaaaaaaactggttatagtttattttgaaatcataattatgagtttcaatcttatgtatgattcaTGGACAATGAaagattctaaattatgtaCAAATTGTTGTAAAAGTAAGAGACAAGGttgtgttctcttcttcttattaatattgaatcaatcaaatagaggttacatatatatagtagtgaCAAAGGCTAAAACCTAAACCGACTAGGAAATAGGAAATAGGCCATGGGCCATCGGCCATGGGCCTTACACACCAAGACATGtaatgggccggttatggaagtccactccaagtgttttacaacactctcccttggatgacataaccgtgccgATGCTAAGGGATCAGCGCAAtacgcttgggggtgctgcctcattaaaaccttaccaagaaaacccattgggacaaaaccatagtgaaggaaaaagagtacagcacgcattgctccccctgttctaagcatcaCTGTAAatccttaagcctccgcattccaatctggtgcgcaAGCTTCTTGAACGTTGATGTCGGTAgtgacttggtgaagagatcggctgagttgtcgcattattgaacttgtaccactcgaacttctccggccttttgtaactcgtgtgtgaagaagaacttgggtaaaatatgcttcgtccgatctcccttgatgtagcCTTCCTTAAGCTGTGCGATGCAGAccgtattgtcttcatagagAACCGTAGGCTCCTTATCGTCAGCCATGCCACAATCTGATCGGATGTGCTGAGTCATTGACCTCAACCACACACATTCACGGATGGCTTCATGCATTGCTAAGATTTCGGAATGATTAGATGATGTAGCTGCAATGgtctgcttcatagaacgccacgaAGTAGCTGTACCACCGTATGTGAACACATAGCCGGTTTGTGACCTAGCATTGTGCGGATccgatagataacctgcatcaacaaaaccaactaaatcttctttgttatggttattataaaataaacccaaatctaacgttccttgtaggtaacgtaatatatgtttaatacCGTCCtagtgcctttgggtcggacaaAAGCTAAATCTAGCTAGGAGGTTTAtggcaaaacaaatgtctggtctagtgtggctagccaagaacattaacgctcctatagcactgagatATGGCACTTCCggaccgagaacttcttcatcggccttcttcggaccaaatggatctttatccaaatcaaggctcCTCACAACCATcaggctagtcaatgggtgagcttggtccatattaaacctcttgagtaccttttcagtatatgccatttgatgcacaaggattccatcatttatgtactcaagttgcaatcccaaacagaatcttttcttgcctaggtctttcatctcgaattatttctttagatattcgactgtttgggtgatttccccagaggttcctaggatatacaaatcatccacatatactgctattatgacaaaccctttgtttgcaaacttctttataaatatacatggactgatgggatcattcttatagccctctttggctagTTACTCACTTAAcctattgtaccacattcgcccactttgtttcagtccataaagggatttgtttagccttatgcagtattgttctcgagaaccgatcttatctttgagctcaataccctctggtaatctcatttaaatctcattttccagtggaccatataagtatgcggttacaacatccattaaccgcaaatccagtttttctcttatagccagacttattagatacctaaaagtcgttgcatctaTCACAGGGGAGtaagtctcctcataatctattccttgTCTTTGACAGAATCCTTGTGCcacaagccgtgccttatatctcacgatttcattattctcatttctctttcttacaaagatccacttatgtccaactggttttatattgaatggtgtccttaagatcggaccaaacacattcctcttctttaaagagtttaactccacgtcaatggcttctttccattttaaccaatctttactttgagtgcactctaatatatacgtgggttcatgatcctcatttatcttaAGTGCTACattatatgcaaatatttcattaatgtcgacatctttatggttccattgtattccaaACATGATATAATTAATTGCGATctaattattatcaataccttcaggaccttgaggttcagcgtcccaaacctcattcggtgCCTTAGGATTTTCCGCGGCCATGTTTGTTATTTCCTTAACCTtggtttgatttgcacctttcttagatttctgagggttcttatctttggaacctaatggtctacctcgtttcaaacgggtcttagactctgtagcaacttgcttattgtgttccttctgaacatcaatacgtactggtgcattacaagctggtatgtacgatttagttactctctttgggtcagcaaaggaatctggcaattgtatagctagcttttgcaaatgaataatcttttggacctctgcatcacaggctagagtccaaggatcttgccaattaaaggatgtttgattccatgaaatttctttgaccagcttgttattctctccacccaacataggaaatttggattcagcaaactgacaatccgcgtatctggccttaaataaatcacccgtagttggctcaagatacttaataatggtgggagaatcatatccaacatatattcccatcctcctctgaggtcccattttagttctctgtggtggagcaatcggtacataaacggcacacccgaatgcttaaatgggatatgtctggctcatgacccgttaatagttgggatggtgaatacttatgttcactagatggcctgatgcgtattaattcagctgcatgtaatactgcgtgtccccaagccaacacaggaagcttcgacctcataagcaatggtcgagcaatcaattgaatacgtttaatgaaggattcagctaatccattttgtgtatggacaagtgccacaggatgttccacacttacccccatggacataatgtattcattaaacgcttgggatgtaaattcaccaacATTATCTaaacgtatagtcttaagtggaaagtctGGATAGTGGGCTCTTAGCCGTATTATCTGGGCCAGCAATCTAGCAAACGCAAGGTTTCTAGTTGACAATAGACAAACATGtgaccatctggtcgatgcatcGATTAGAACCATAAagtatctaaacgtcccacatggtgggtgtattggtccatagatatctccttgtatcctttccagaaaatgcaaagtttctttatttacttttgctggtgatggccttataataagtttcccttgtgcacatgctacacatgtgagatgtttagggataactttcctctctttaagagtgtgcccatttgaattcattataAGTTtgcgcatcatgttagaacctggatggccaagccggtcatgccataaggtgaactgttcattgaacattttgttCATTGCCAagttagcctctatcatattaatcttagcatggtaaatactagtggctagtgcaggtatagtctctaggaatTTCTTATGTCCTTGGGTGACATCTGTAATTTCTAGAAACTCTTTGTCTCCTTCACCCTTTGTCtcaacatggaaaccattcaaatgAATGTCCTTAAAGCTCAATAAACTTTTCcttgagctgggtgaatacaAGGCATCACATATTTCAAGATGTGTGGCGTTAGGTAGCAAAATAttagcctggccgtagccttctattaggcttgctatacccgcaatcgtactaacattggcacttttcataatgagattaataaaatatctcttatccttcaaaattatgtggctggatccactgtccaccacaagtatgttcttgtcctcGGCCAATTCTATTATagacaagaatttatgttttaaactttaaagtaataaaacaagcaaataattatccaaaataataatccaatcaaatgcaaaacataaaaccacaaaattaaattaaaacaacatttgagtttaattatcctctcctaAACAATCGGAGGTTTCATACTCTagttggtcatcattctcatagTCGAAATCCCCTTCACCATCGAGAAGAACCAAGTTAGCTTCCGGATTTTTCTTTAGACtttcttgatagagatcaattAGATGCTTAGGAGTTCTGCATGTCTTAAGCCAGTGGTTCTCCATATCACATCTATGGCAAGTGGACTTGGACTTAAATTGTGGTTTAAATTGTCCACGGCCCCTTCTCCGACCACGACCGAAGCCGAATCGGTTTCCACAGCCAAGACCACCACGTCCTTGATAGgtcccacgaccaggaccaccacgtcCACCTCCTCCACGGCCACGGCCATACTTGTCCCTATGGACATAGTTGGACTCCTTAGTCTCTTTCGGCTCTTTAGACTCTTGAGGGTTTTTCTTTGCCAAatcaaccttgtgagcttctggtAGTGGAGcagtaccaggaggtctcaatgcactattcatcatcaataactcattgttttgctcagcaagtagcaaac is a genomic window containing:
- the LOC104750854 gene encoding paired amphipathic helix protein Sin3-like 1 is translated as MVANKKLTTSDALAFVRLVKTQYQYNREIYDRFLKVMKDYRAQRVDTRVLISRVKELFKGQPEILLAFNVFLPMGYEITLIKDDKHPPKKSTAHFDDAFHFVNRVKSRFENDKTFDSFLEVLNTYKKKNKSVAELYNEVAILFRGHQDLLEEFHHFLPRCG